From Watersipora subatra chromosome 2, tzWatSuba1.1, whole genome shotgun sequence, one genomic window encodes:
- the LOC137386855 gene encoding microfibril-associated glycoprotein 4-like, with protein sequence MATLSFLALLILLISVTSQSNIGPYSAEQELFVYRQQIYTVHQLLQIECPELVRLRRDVYDENMLPLHIEVTKIVYGNLLKALQECRANDSATQSTAEPSTGLSVSDRLPIPQDCQQLYDRGSRSPGVYLIDPLYADIEPFPVWCDFFDDHGWIVFQKRFNGSVDFYRNWTEYKSGFGNTAGEHWLGLTKLYALTRSNQKLNILVRASSNSIQSGTWTSFFIHNEDDDYRLEVSDDGYEGSLLKSDLSNHDGMAFSTNDQDNDVDSTRACAVTYHGAWWYKNCYTSNLNGGYNRNSDSGVRWSHFSNRLVETVMRISRD encoded by the exons ATGGCAACTCTTTCATTTCTAGCACTGCTCATCTTGCTCATATCAGTGACCAGTCAAAGTAACATTGGACCATACAGTGCTGAACAAGAACTTTTTGTTTACCGACAACAGATTTACACTGTTCACCAACTTCTCCAGATTGAGTGCCCAGAGCTTGTCAGATTGAGAAGAGATGTCTATGATGAGAACATGCTGCCTTTGCACATTGAAGTCACTAAAATAGTTTATGGCAACCTGTTAAAAGCCCTGCAAGAATGTCGCGCAAATGATTCAGCAACCCAATCTACCGCAGAACCATCGACGGGGCTGTCTGTATCAGATAGGCTACCGATACCGCAAG ACTGTCAGCAGCTTTATGATCGTGGATCCCGCTCACCAGGTGTATACCTAATTGATCCACTATATGCAGATATTGAACCATTTCCTGTCTGGTGCGACTTCTTTGATGACCATGGGTGGATAGTATTTCAGAAGAGGTTTAATGGCTCTGTTGACTTTTACCGTAACTGGACAGAATACAAGTCAGGATTCGGTAACACTGCCGGAGAGCATTGGCTTG GCTTGACCAAACTTTATGCTCTCACCAGATCAAACCAAAAACTCAACATTTTAGTCAGGGCTTCAAGCAACTCTATTCAGTCAGGAACCTGGACTAGTTTTTTCATACATAATGAGGATGATGACTACCGACTAGAG GTTAGTGATGATGGCTATGAAGGGAGTCTACTAAAGTCTGACCTATCCAATCATGATGGAATGGCTTTCTCAACAAATGATCAGGATAATGATGTAGATTCTACGAGGGCCTGCGCCGTTACCTACCATG GTGCATGGTGGTACAAGAACTGTTACACCTCCAATCTTAATGGAGGTTATAATAGGAATAGCGACAGTGGAGTACGTTGGTCTCATTTCTCTAACCGACTGGTAGAGACTGTGATGAGAATCAGTAGAGACTAA